A genomic region of Natronoarchaeum mannanilyticum contains the following coding sequences:
- a CDS encoding DnaJ domain-containing protein has protein sequence MTNDFYDLLGVDEDASKEEIRDAFREMVQEYHPDRNDDPRATAQFTAIKKAYDTLKNSSERQSYDRLGHSTYVAKRMDGMPDPSSWPSEDEDDDTGTSGSSSTSSATGSSASGRSSTTSGSSGTTSGSSRTTGSSSGTGGSSTSSHGPGSSGSGRTSARSSTGSTSRSSSSSSTSGSSSSTSGSSRSGSGSSRSSSSSSRSTTSGSSNSTSAGTASNSGSNAGSASGSASGSTVGDGGTAQAGAAEAAANAAGNAASGGGSAATGSESDAGSIADNAVVQWFQRALFGWPSIFLSTALYLSGVAYYGYSNRSGLAALAESLRAAGADTAALRAALEGERYGIAPATEYVSTTPPSDPGSAASWLFAAGIALLPVLFFLVIRTTRKYPGWKPTYLYVVGVAAPAIGVGATVAQGGIPLAAELLAYGVLPVLAIATLIGRGFVWPRLKSIAN, from the coding sequence ATGACGAACGATTTCTACGATCTGCTCGGCGTCGACGAGGATGCCTCGAAAGAGGAGATCCGTGACGCCTTCCGCGAGATGGTCCAGGAGTACCATCCGGACCGGAACGACGACCCCCGTGCGACCGCACAGTTCACCGCGATCAAGAAAGCCTACGACACGCTGAAAAACTCCTCCGAGCGCCAGTCCTACGACCGGCTCGGCCACTCGACGTACGTCGCCAAGCGCATGGACGGCATGCCCGATCCCAGCAGCTGGCCGTCCGAGGACGAGGACGACGACACTGGAACTTCGGGATCGAGTTCGACGAGTTCCGCTACCGGATCGAGCGCGAGTGGTCGTTCGAGCACGACGAGCGGTAGCTCGGGAACGACGAGCGGTAGCTCACGTACGACCGGCAGTAGCTCCGGCACAGGTGGTTCGAGCACGTCCAGCCACGGACCGGGTTCGAGCGGGAGCGGTCGTACCAGCGCGCGGAGCTCCACCGGGTCGACGTCGCGGTCGTCGTCGAGTTCGTCGACATCCGGGTCCTCGTCGAGTACGAGCGGTTCGTCGCGCTCGGGGAGCGGCTCGTCCCGCAGTTCGAGTTCCTCCTCGCGCTCGACGACGTCGGGATCGTCGAACTCGACGTCTGCGGGAACGGCATCGAACTCGGGATCGAACGCCGGTTCCGCGTCCGGGAGCGCCTCGGGGTCGACCGTCGGGGACGGCGGCACCGCACAGGCCGGCGCAGCCGAGGCGGCCGCGAACGCCGCGGGGAACGCGGCGTCGGGCGGCGGATCCGCGGCGACCGGGTCGGAGTCGGATGCCGGGTCGATCGCTGACAACGCGGTCGTACAGTGGTTCCAGCGCGCGCTGTTCGGCTGGCCGTCGATCTTCCTCTCGACCGCGCTGTACCTGTCCGGGGTCGCCTACTACGGGTACTCGAACCGGAGCGGGCTGGCGGCGCTCGCGGAATCCCTGCGGGCGGCCGGAGCGGATACGGCGGCGCTTCGCGCGGCCCTGGAGGGCGAGCGGTACGGCATCGCGCCGGCGACGGAGTACGTCTCGACGACGCCGCCGAGCGATCCCGGGTCGGCTGCGAGCTGGCTGTTCGCCGCCGGCATCGCGCTGCTGCCGGTCCTGTTTTTCCTCGTGATCCGCACGACTCGCAAGTATCCCGGCTGGAAGCCGACGTACCTGTACGTCGTCGGCGTCGCCGCGCCCGCGATCGGCGTCGGTGCGACCGTCGCGCAGGGTGGCATTCCGCTGGCGGCGGAGCTGCTGGCCTACGGCGTCCTGCCGGTACTGGCGATCGCGACGCTGATCGGACGGGGGTTCGTCTGGCCGCGGCTCAAGTCGATCGCTAATTGA
- the dinB gene encoding DNA polymerase IV, whose translation MTEQGGGTLPGVDDGAPDQIVLHVDMDCFYAACERLREPELEGEPLVVGMGYEPDDDVGAVATASYEAREYGVESAQAISTALERLPRRADADDEVATDDPAGYYRPVDLDYYSEIASEVKAILHDCADVVREVSIDEAYLDVTDRTGWEVVDGFARHVKNRIEREVGVVASVGVAPTLSAAKVASDRDKPDGLVVIEPGEVADFFAPLDVEEVHGVGPVTARTLRELGIETAGDLADADPHELESRFGERGRELYDRARGADDRAVTPTGDPKSLSRESAFAEAVEEPDRKRDQLRALAEAVADRAERQGAQYRTIGVKAVTPPYDINTRERSLPGPVEDADLVEDIALDLFEEFEDEAVRKVGVRVSNLSFAGGEQSRLTGWDAPEGATDGGADDASTDADVTDGEGVSDNVEADDAGSNDAEREAGDSDVSGQASLADF comes from the coding sequence ATGACCGAACAGGGGGGCGGAACGCTGCCGGGCGTCGACGACGGCGCGCCCGACCAGATCGTCCTCCACGTCGACATGGACTGCTTCTACGCGGCCTGCGAGCGACTGCGCGAGCCCGAGCTGGAGGGCGAACCGCTCGTCGTCGGGATGGGGTACGAGCCCGACGACGACGTCGGCGCAGTCGCGACGGCGAGCTACGAGGCCCGCGAGTACGGCGTCGAGAGCGCCCAGGCCATCTCGACGGCGCTGGAGCGACTGCCGCGGCGGGCGGACGCCGACGACGAGGTCGCCACGGACGACCCCGCGGGCTACTACCGGCCGGTCGATCTGGACTACTACTCGGAGATTGCGAGCGAAGTCAAGGCGATCCTCCACGACTGCGCCGACGTGGTCCGCGAGGTCAGCATCGACGAGGCGTACCTCGACGTCACCGACCGCACCGGCTGGGAGGTCGTCGACGGGTTCGCTCGCCACGTGAAAAACCGAATCGAGCGCGAGGTCGGCGTCGTGGCGAGCGTCGGCGTCGCGCCGACGCTGAGCGCCGCGAAGGTCGCCAGCGACCGCGACAAGCCCGACGGCCTCGTCGTGATCGAGCCCGGCGAGGTCGCGGACTTCTTCGCGCCGCTCGACGTCGAGGAGGTTCACGGTGTTGGGCCCGTGACGGCTCGGACGCTTCGCGAACTGGGCATCGAGACGGCCGGCGACCTCGCCGACGCAGATCCCCACGAGCTGGAATCGCGGTTCGGCGAGCGGGGCCGGGAACTGTACGACCGCGCGCGCGGCGCCGACGACCGCGCGGTGACGCCGACGGGCGATCCCAAGAGCCTCTCGCGGGAGTCGGCGTTCGCCGAGGCCGTCGAGGAACCCGACCGCAAGCGCGACCAGCTCCGGGCGCTCGCGGAGGCGGTGGCCGACCGCGCCGAGCGCCAGGGCGCCCAGTACCGGACGATCGGCGTCAAGGCCGTGACGCCGCCGTACGACATCAACACGCGCGAGCGCTCGCTCCCGGGGCCCGTCGAGGACGCCGATCTCGTCGAGGACATCGCGCTGGATCTGTTCGAGGAGTTCGAGGACGAAGCAGTTCGAAAAGTCGGCGTCAGAGTGTCGAACCTCTCGTTCGCCGGCGGGGAGCAGTCCCGATTGACGGGTTGGGACGCGCCCGAAGGGGCCACCGACGGCGGGGCGGACGACGCGTCGACCGACGCCGACGTGACGGACGGCGAGGGCGTGTCGGACAACGTCGAAGCCGACGACGCCGGATCGAACGACGCCGAACGGGAGGCCGGCGACTCCGACGTCTCGGGCCAGGCGTCGCTCGCCGACTTTTGA
- a CDS encoding PstS family phosphate ABC transporter substrate-binding protein, with protein sequence MAPNRSDADRSIASRRTFLAGAGSAGALALAGCLGQGEEGDDGDMAPLTADGSSTVYPITSQAGSLWNGNAPASDEEYWGPGQYGIDTDKNMADYWAGLYGFEPSGEEGTPPFYTSIGLNHTGVGLEKLERGQVDIGDASAPVSAEFPDRSEEELEDFTDHVVAVDAQPIVVSQEIYDAGVTELTLTDIQDIYQNRVTNWSELGGPDRKIQAIGRAEGSGTDTSFRNNVLGDPDASMSGVDSRHGQNQQVKTVVDEADNAVAYIALAFVDDTTPAIDLEIDGELYEYPDDFGSLDYPLARALHTYTWDGTSNKEAAFIRMILHEYGQQMFVETADYLPLTEERRQEELDKLPEPTN encoded by the coding sequence ATGGCACCCAACCGATCCGACGCCGACCGGTCGATCGCCTCCCGACGAACGTTCCTCGCGGGCGCAGGAAGCGCAGGCGCGCTCGCTCTCGCCGGCTGTCTCGGACAGGGCGAAGAAGGAGATGACGGAGACATGGCGCCGCTGACGGCCGACGGCTCCTCGACGGTGTATCCGATCACCAGCCAGGCCGGCTCCCTCTGGAACGGGAACGCTCCCGCGTCCGACGAGGAGTACTGGGGCCCCGGTCAGTACGGCATCGACACGGACAAGAACATGGCCGACTACTGGGCGGGCCTGTACGGCTTCGAGCCCAGCGGCGAGGAGGGGACGCCGCCGTTCTACACCAGCATCGGGCTGAACCACACCGGCGTCGGCCTCGAGAAACTGGAGCGAGGACAGGTCGACATCGGCGACGCCAGCGCGCCGGTCAGCGCGGAGTTCCCCGACCGGAGCGAGGAGGAACTCGAAGATTTCACCGACCACGTCGTCGCCGTCGACGCCCAGCCGATCGTCGTGAGCCAGGAGATCTACGACGCGGGCGTGACCGAACTGACGCTGACGGACATCCAGGACATCTACCAGAACCGAGTCACCAACTGGTCCGAGCTCGGCGGCCCGGACCGCAAGATTCAGGCGATCGGTCGCGCGGAAGGCTCCGGGACCGACACCTCGTTTCGCAACAACGTGCTCGGCGACCCCGACGCGTCGATGTCCGGCGTCGACAGCCGCCACGGTCAGAACCAGCAGGTCAAGACCGTCGTCGACGAGGCCGACAACGCGGTCGCCTACATCGCGCTGGCGTTCGTCGACGACACGACGCCCGCGATCGACCTCGAGATCGACGGCGAGCTCTACGAGTACCCCGACGACTTCGGGTCGCTCGACTACCCGCTCGCGCGCGCGCTCCACACCTACACCTGGGACGGGACGTCGAACAAGGAGGCGGCGTTCATCCGGATGATCCTCCACGAGTACGGACAGCAGATGTTCGTCGAAACGGCCGACTACCTGCCCCTGACCGAGGAGCGCCGGCAGGAGGAGCTCGACAAGCTCCCCGAGCCGACGAACTGA
- the pstC gene encoding phosphate ABC transporter permease subunit PstC: protein MSSPSPFDHETPIRRVPETWLRRIRETDDAVVALFGIGGGCLVAGFALFLANSTLAAIPLLGFLGAIAYGWRAHEPVTARALTFLATASTILILGLIAVFVIYEALPVFQLMGMKLFGFTEPVEVLGVQVLPGVESYWDTRAHVYSMIPMIYGTLVTTLIATAIAAPLGIAAALFLAEIAPPIVRETVKPGVEILAGIPSIVYGYLGFVTLNSFLYENLEMANLGSLFLVGLVIGVMALPTVTSVAEDALTSVPASMRDGAIALGSTEWQTMKSITLPAALSGVSAAVLLGIGRAVGETMAATVILGHSQRLPDPLQDVFDNTETLTSLIASQYGNAEGTHMSALFVAGVVLFVTVLVLSVGARRVELRMERKLGGQE, encoded by the coding sequence ATGAGTAGTCCATCACCGTTCGACCACGAGACCCCGATACGTCGGGTCCCGGAGACGTGGCTGCGTCGGATCCGGGAGACCGACGACGCCGTCGTCGCGCTGTTCGGGATCGGCGGGGGCTGTCTCGTCGCCGGCTTCGCCCTGTTCCTCGCCAACTCGACGCTGGCGGCGATTCCGCTCCTCGGATTCCTGGGCGCGATCGCGTACGGCTGGCGCGCACACGAGCCGGTAACGGCGCGCGCGCTGACGTTCCTCGCGACCGCGTCGACGATCCTCATCCTCGGGCTGATCGCCGTGTTCGTGATCTACGAGGCGCTCCCGGTCTTCCAGCTGATGGGGATGAAGCTGTTCGGGTTCACGGAGCCCGTCGAAGTGTTGGGCGTCCAGGTGTTGCCCGGCGTCGAGTCCTACTGGGACACGCGCGCCCACGTGTACTCGATGATCCCGATGATCTACGGGACGCTCGTGACGACGCTGATCGCGACCGCGATCGCGGCGCCGCTTGGCATCGCCGCGGCGCTGTTCCTCGCGGAGATCGCCCCGCCGATCGTCCGCGAGACCGTGAAACCCGGCGTGGAGATCCTCGCGGGGATCCCCTCGATCGTCTACGGCTACCTGGGGTTCGTGACGCTGAACTCCTTCCTCTACGAGAACCTCGAGATGGCGAACCTCGGGAGCCTGTTCCTGGTCGGGCTCGTGATCGGCGTGATGGCGCTCCCGACGGTGACCTCCGTCGCGGAGGACGCGCTCACGAGCGTTCCCGCGAGCATGCGCGACGGGGCGATCGCCCTCGGTTCGACCGAGTGGCAGACGATGAAGAGCATCACGCTCCCGGCCGCGCTGTCGGGCGTCTCAGCCGCGGTGTTGCTCGGCATCGGCCGCGCTGTCGGCGAGACGATGGCCGCGACGGTCATCCTCGGCCACAGTCAGCGACTGCCTGACCCGCTGCAGGACGTCTTCGACAACACCGAGACGCTGACGAGCCTCATCGCCAGCCAGTACGGTAACGCGGAAGGCACCCACATGAGCGCGCTGTTCGTCGCGGGCGTCGTCCTGTTCGTGACCGTGCTGGTGCTCAGCGTCGGCGCTCGACGCGTCGAGCTCAGGATGGAGCGCAAGCTCGGTGGTCAGGAATGA
- the pstA gene encoding phosphate ABC transporter permease PstA, with the protein MSDAYETDLVVGERDLDGRLASVAVGVSLVTFLLSFASVARIVTEETSLFGLGLYDLLAVGVLIAGGCVAVLGVGSRVGVFETTPDDTPGLVTAALFGLGAFVVVGLVATETIGLGTVLWIPAALLAGGLTTIGVALTPEDVGSTVPVGVATTFVAALVLGDVLAPGFAWQPEGFSATFTGSMVAPVVLGVAALLAAWAGAKAYEGYGSRGRQSGAYLLVGVNAVAILSLLVGLLLFIGSKGIGPAFRGFSLIPFEWPFVTNGYSFRPEVINGVFPAIMGTIWLVIGAVITGVPIAVAAAIFLTEYAEQGRFVGAVEIATNGLWSTPSVVYGLFGYAFLVPRLGGTTTLAAGMLVLGFMLMPLCLITAREAIKSVPDEYRDASAALGVSRWQTIRSVVLPAAMPGILTGVILGVGRIAGETAPILLVMAGGLRDDAPNVLASFHFTSTPPFVGNDALLQSAPALPYQLYATITAGVSAENAEAFGWATAFVLLLVVLSFYALGIASRIYFRRRLNA; encoded by the coding sequence ATGAGCGACGCCTACGAGACCGACCTCGTCGTCGGCGAGCGGGACCTCGACGGACGGCTCGCGTCGGTCGCGGTCGGCGTCAGTCTGGTGACGTTCCTGCTGTCGTTCGCGAGCGTCGCCCGGATCGTGACCGAGGAGACCTCGCTGTTCGGGCTGGGGCTGTACGATCTCCTCGCGGTCGGCGTGCTGATCGCCGGCGGCTGCGTCGCCGTGCTCGGCGTCGGCTCTCGCGTCGGCGTCTTCGAGACGACGCCGGACGACACTCCCGGGCTGGTGACCGCCGCGCTGTTCGGTCTCGGCGCGTTCGTCGTCGTCGGGCTCGTCGCCACCGAGACGATCGGACTCGGCACCGTGCTGTGGATTCCGGCGGCGCTGCTCGCCGGCGGGCTCACGACGATCGGCGTCGCACTGACGCCCGAAGACGTCGGGTCGACGGTCCCGGTCGGCGTCGCGACGACGTTCGTCGCGGCGCTCGTCCTCGGAGACGTCCTGGCGCCGGGGTTCGCGTGGCAGCCCGAAGGGTTCTCGGCGACGTTCACAGGGTCGATGGTCGCCCCGGTGGTCCTCGGCGTCGCGGCGCTGCTGGCCGCGTGGGCGGGCGCGAAAGCCTACGAGGGCTACGGGAGCAGGGGGCGCCAGTCGGGCGCGTACCTGCTCGTCGGCGTCAACGCGGTCGCGATCCTCTCACTGCTCGTCGGCTTGCTCCTGTTCATCGGATCGAAGGGGATCGGGCCGGCGTTCCGGGGCTTCTCCCTGATCCCGTTCGAGTGGCCGTTCGTGACGAACGGCTACTCGTTCCGACCCGAGGTGATAAACGGGGTGTTCCCCGCGATCATGGGGACGATCTGGCTCGTGATCGGCGCCGTCATCACGGGCGTACCAATCGCGGTCGCCGCGGCGATCTTCCTCACGGAGTACGCCGAGCAGGGCCGGTTCGTCGGCGCGGTCGAGATCGCCACGAACGGCCTCTGGAGCACGCCGAGCGTCGTCTACGGGCTGTTCGGCTACGCGTTCCTCGTGCCGCGACTCGGCGGCACGACGACGCTCGCCGCGGGGATGCTCGTCCTCGGGTTCATGCTGATGCCGCTGTGTCTCATCACGGCCCGCGAGGCGATCAAGTCCGTCCCCGACGAGTACCGCGACGCCAGCGCCGCTCTCGGCGTCAGCCGCTGGCAGACCATCCGGAGCGTGGTGCTCCCCGCCGCGATGCCGGGGATCCTCACCGGCGTCATCCTCGGCGTCGGCCGGATCGCCGGCGAGACGGCGCCGATCCTGCTGGTGATGGCCGGCGGGCTCCGGGACGACGCGCCGAACGTGCTCGCGTCCTTCCACTTCACGAGCACGCCACCGTTCGTGGGCAACGACGCCCTGCTCCAGAGCGCCCCGGCGCTCCCCTACCAGCTGTACGCGACGATCACGGCTGGCGTATCCGCGGAGAACGCCGAGGCGTTCGGCTGGGCGACGGCGTTCGTGCTCCTGCTCGTGGTGCTGTCGTTCTACGCGCTCGGTATCGCGTCTCGAATCTACTTCCGACGGAGGCTCAACGCATGA
- the pstB gene encoding phosphate ABC transporter ATP-binding protein PstB, with protein sequence MSETTTIDTETTGESQRTTTDKSQRTTAGESAETVQSEWAEYQFEGEPKLSVESLDVHYGDDRALDDVSIDIPEESVTALIGPSGCGKSTFLRCLNRMNDRIRSATVDGQVRYEGQDIYRDDVDLVELRQRVGMVFQSPNPFPKSIRDNIAYGPRKHGDVRTGLLAKLTGRDDEERELEIVERCLRKAALWDEVEDRLDDNALGLSGGQQQRLCIARCLAVDPDVILMDEPASALDPVATAKIEDLIEELAEEYTVIVVTHNMQQAARISDQTAVFLTGGQLVEYDRTEKIFENPESDRVEDYVTGKFG encoded by the coding sequence ATGAGTGAAACGACGACAATCGACACGGAGACGACAGGAGAATCGCAGCGCACGACGACGGACAAATCCCAACGCACGACGGCGGGCGAGAGCGCCGAGACGGTCCAGTCGGAGTGGGCCGAGTACCAGTTCGAGGGCGAGCCCAAGCTGTCGGTGGAGAGCCTGGACGTCCACTACGGCGACGATCGGGCGCTCGACGACGTCTCGATCGACATCCCCGAGGAGAGCGTGACCGCGCTCATCGGTCCGTCGGGCTGCGGCAAGTCGACGTTCCTCAGGTGTCTCAACCGGATGAACGACCGAATTCGGTCGGCGACCGTCGACGGGCAGGTCCGCTACGAGGGGCAGGACATCTACCGCGACGACGTCGACCTCGTGGAGTTGCGACAGCGCGTCGGGATGGTGTTCCAGTCACCCAACCCGTTTCCGAAGTCGATCCGCGACAACATCGCGTACGGCCCGCGCAAGCACGGGGACGTCCGCACCGGGCTGCTCGCGAAGCTCACCGGACGCGACGACGAGGAGCGCGAGCTCGAAATCGTCGAGCGTTGCCTGCGAAAAGCGGCGCTGTGGGACGAAGTCGAGGATCGGCTCGACGACAACGCGCTGGGGCTCTCGGGCGGTCAGCAGCAGCGTCTCTGCATCGCGCGCTGCCTGGCGGTCGACCCCGACGTGATCCTGATGGACGAGCCGGCCAGCGCGCTCGATCCCGTCGCGACGGCGAAGATCGAGGATCTGATCGAGGAGCTCGCCGAGGAGTACACCGTCATCGTGGTCACCCACAACATGCAGCAGGCCGCGCGGATCAGCGACCAGACCGCGGTGTTTCTCACCGGCGGCCAGCTCGTCGAGTACGACCGGACCGAGAAGATCTTCGAGAACCCCGAGAGCGACCGGGTCGAGGACTACGTCACCGGCAAGTTCGGATAA
- a CDS encoding gamma-glutamyltransferase family protein: protein MPDADPDLDRFTSRRSTVYAPNGIVATSQPLAAEAGIELLRSGGNAFDAAVATAAALNVVEPTSTGLGGDVFALYRTADGDVGAMRSCGGAPGEATLERVRDAVATERDADPEDVTMPKTGPHTVTVPGTARGWEATVEELGRGTLADALDPAIRYATEGYPVSEVIADAWAHGEELFEDANAREAYLVDGERAPEVGETVRLPELGETMERIAEDGADVVYEGPIGEQIVDAVRSKGGFLSASDLAAFEPEFVEPVSATYRGTEVYELPPNNQGLIALEALKLAEELRAGDEPYDAPERVHKFAEATKLAFHDGHRYVTDPEYESIPPLLDDDYVRERADEVGREALDDVSFGAPRGAGEDADTVLLTAADDEGNVVSYINSRFAGFGSGIVAGDTGIALQNRGWSFSLDPDHPNRLEPGKRPFHTLIPALAQFGDDDWAAFGVMGGYMQPQGHVQVLSNLVDYGMGLQRALDEPRWRYREDGQLAVEGRFDGNLATKLVRKGHDVTVLEPATFGGAQIVRNREGTLSGATEPRKDGTVAGY from the coding sequence ATGCCGGACGCCGACCCCGACCTCGACCGCTTTACCTCCCGCCGATCGACCGTCTACGCGCCGAACGGCATCGTCGCGACGAGCCAGCCCCTCGCCGCTGAAGCCGGAATCGAACTCCTGCGATCTGGCGGCAACGCGTTCGACGCCGCCGTCGCGACCGCCGCCGCGCTCAACGTCGTCGAGCCGACCAGCACCGGCCTCGGGGGCGACGTGTTCGCCCTCTACCGGACCGCGGACGGCGACGTCGGCGCGATGCGGAGCTGCGGCGGCGCGCCCGGCGAGGCGACGCTGGAACGCGTCCGCGACGCCGTCGCGACCGAGCGGGACGCCGACCCCGAGGACGTGACGATGCCGAAGACCGGGCCGCACACTGTCACCGTTCCCGGGACGGCCCGGGGCTGGGAGGCGACCGTCGAGGAACTCGGCCGAGGCACGCTGGCCGACGCGCTCGACCCCGCGATCCGGTACGCCACCGAGGGCTACCCGGTCTCGGAGGTGATCGCCGACGCGTGGGCACACGGCGAGGAGCTGTTCGAGGACGCCAACGCCCGCGAGGCCTACCTCGTCGACGGCGAACGCGCCCCCGAGGTCGGCGAGACGGTGCGCCTGCCCGAGCTGGGCGAGACGATGGAGCGGATCGCCGAGGACGGGGCGGACGTCGTCTACGAAGGCCCGATCGGCGAGCAGATCGTCGACGCGGTGCGGTCGAAAGGCGGCTTCCTCTCGGCGTCGGACCTCGCCGCGTTCGAGCCCGAGTTCGTCGAACCCGTCAGCGCGACGTACCGCGGGACCGAGGTGTACGAGCTACCCCCGAACAACCAGGGGCTGATCGCGCTGGAGGCGCTGAAACTCGCCGAGGAACTGAGAGCGGGCGACGAGCCGTACGATGCGCCCGAGCGCGTCCACAAATTCGCCGAAGCGACGAAGCTCGCGTTCCACGACGGCCACCGGTACGTCACCGACCCCGAGTACGAGTCGATCCCGCCGCTGCTCGACGACGACTACGTCCGCGAGCGCGCCGACGAGGTCGGCCGCGAGGCGCTCGACGACGTCTCATTCGGCGCGCCGCGGGGCGCCGGCGAGGACGCCGACACCGTTTTGCTGACCGCGGCCGACGACGAGGGCAACGTCGTCTCCTACATCAACTCTCGGTTCGCGGGCTTCGGCAGCGGCATCGTCGCAGGCGACACCGGCATCGCGCTCCAGAACCGCGGCTGGTCGTTCTCGCTCGATCCGGACCATCCCAACCGGCTCGAACCGGGAAAGCGCCCGTTCCACACGCTGATCCCCGCCCTCGCGCAGTTCGGCGACGACGACTGGGCCGCGTTCGGCGTCATGGGCGGGTACATGCAGCCCCAGGGCCACGTCCAGGTGCTGTCTAATCTCGTCGACTACGGAATGGGGCTCCAGCGCGCGCTCGACGAACCACGCTGGCGCTACCGCGAAGACGGCCAGCTCGCCGTCGAGGGGCGGTTCGACGGCAACCTGGCGACGAAACTGGTGCGCAAAGGGCACGACGTCACGGTGCTGGAACCGGCGACGTTCGGCGGCGCCCAGATCGTCCGGAACCGCGAGGGGACGCTCTCGGGCGCGACCGAGCCGCGCAAGGACGGCACCGTCGCCGGCTACTGA
- a CDS encoding alpha/beta hydrolase: MSAEEIEAVDEVTGRYVTVDIGGVEHRVYFEENGPEDGIPLLCQHTAGCNNQEWREVLRDEEITDEFRVIAYDLPYHGKSAPPTSQEWWEEDYSMTGEEFAERIVAIADALELEDPIYMGCSMGGNVSLELADWYPERFRAIIGLEAGAHSPGFYIDWLDHPEVNTTEVNAYSCWGLMAPQGPEHARRETMYHYEQGANGVFKGDLYYYSVDHDYRDKLSGIDASETPLYAINGEYDYLTTPEDARDIAEGVGEGATAMEMADIGHFPMSENPTLFNAYLKEILADVTGERDEALPDTITPEDVGVEVEKVKAGAVSEEAD, from the coding sequence ATGAGCGCCGAAGAGATCGAGGCCGTCGACGAGGTCACCGGCCGGTACGTCACCGTCGACATCGGTGGCGTCGAGCACCGCGTGTACTTCGAGGAGAACGGCCCGGAGGACGGCATCCCGCTTTTGTGCCAGCACACCGCGGGCTGTAACAACCAGGAGTGGCGCGAGGTGCTTCGCGACGAGGAGATCACCGACGAGTTCCGCGTGATCGCCTACGACCTCCCGTATCACGGCAAGTCGGCGCCGCCGACGAGCCAGGAGTGGTGGGAGGAAGACTACTCGATGACCGGCGAGGAGTTCGCCGAGCGGATCGTCGCCATCGCCGACGCGCTCGAACTCGAGGACCCGATCTACATGGGCTGCTCGATGGGCGGGAACGTCTCGCTGGAGCTGGCCGACTGGTACCCCGAGCGGTTCCGCGCGATCATCGGCCTCGAAGCCGGCGCGCACAGTCCCGGCTTCTACATCGACTGGCTCGACCACCCCGAGGTCAACACGACCGAGGTCAACGCCTACTCCTGCTGGGGGCTGATGGCGCCCCAGGGACCCGAGCACGCTCGCCGGGAGACGATGTACCACTACGAGCAGGGCGCCAACGGCGTGTTCAAGGGCGACCTGTACTACTACTCGGTCGACCACGACTACCGCGACAAGCTGAGCGGCATCGACGCGAGCGAGACGCCGCTGTACGCGATCAACGGCGAGTACGACTACCTGACGACGCCGGAGGACGCCCGCGACATCGCCGAGGGCGTCGGCGAGGGCGCGACCGCCATGGAGATGGCCGACATCGGTCACTTCCCGATGAGCGAGAACCCGACGCTGTTCAACGCCTACCTCAAGGAGATCCTCGCGGACGTGACCGGCGAGCGCGACGAGGCGCTGCCCGACACCATCACGCCCGAGGACGTCGGCGTCGAGGTCGAGAAGGTCAAAGCCGGCGCGGTGTCCGAAGAAGCCGACTGA